In the Streptomyces sp. f51 genome, one interval contains:
- a CDS encoding GNAT family N-acetyltransferase: MNEPTTVSVPDGPRVREMTLADCARVAEIRVRGWRSAYKGLIPQTYLDGLSVTEDAERRRHRLEGGDGSVVNLVAERDGSVAGWACHGPHRDGEVRPGDVELYAIYVHPDLLGRGVGQALLRESVRRCTAAGHERMLLWVLKENTRARRFYERAGFRPDGAEEPFEADGVAVPEVRYTRALTGGGPDPRP, from the coding sequence ATGAACGAGCCGACGACCGTCTCCGTCCCCGACGGGCCGCGGGTCCGTGAGATGACCCTCGCCGACTGTGCCCGCGTGGCCGAGATCCGGGTGCGCGGCTGGCGGAGCGCGTACAAGGGCCTGATACCGCAGACGTATCTGGACGGGCTCAGCGTCACCGAGGACGCCGAGCGCCGCCGCCACAGGCTCGAAGGGGGCGACGGCAGCGTCGTGAACCTGGTCGCGGAGCGGGACGGGTCCGTGGCCGGCTGGGCCTGCCACGGACCGCACCGGGACGGCGAAGTCCGTCCAGGGGACGTCGAGTTGTACGCGATCTACGTTCATCCCGACCTGCTCGGCCGGGGAGTCGGGCAGGCCCTGCTGCGGGAGTCCGTGCGCCGCTGCACGGCGGCCGGGCACGAACGGATGCTGCTGTGGGTCCTCAAGGAGAACACCCGGGCCCGCCGTTTCTACGAGAGAGCCGGCTTCCGTCCCGACGGCGCCGAGGAGCCCTTCGAGGCGGACGGGGTCGCGGTGCCCGAGGTGCGCTACACCCGCGCCCTGACGGGCGGGGGACCGGACCCAAGGCCCTAG